In Sparus aurata chromosome 3, fSpaAur1.1, whole genome shotgun sequence, the following are encoded in one genomic region:
- the LOC115579165 gene encoding phosphatidylinositol 4-phosphate 5-kinase type-1 alpha-like isoform X2: MATAAEEPPGLQGPSGYLQSQLWRRLSSLRDSPGTRKNAAIEGPSTTMTQNMKKTIGHRGIDPTGETTYKKTTSSALKGAIQLGITHTVGSLSQKPERDVLLQDFEVVESIFFPSEGSNLTPAHHYGDFRFKTYAPIAFRYFREMFGIRPDDYMYSLCNEDLIELSNSGASGSLFYLSSDDEFIIKTVQHKEAEFLQKLLPGYFMNLNQNKRTLLPKFYGLYCVQAAGKNIRIVVMNNLLPSAVRMHLKYDLKGSTYKRRASPKERDKAVPTYKDLDFMQDMQEGLLMEGDKYSAVCKTLHRDCLLLQSFKIMDYSLLVGVHNLDQACREQASEEAVAGAADQRRPLGQKSLYSTAIEAIQAETGSMGSEDTGDKTGGIPARNSKGERLLVYIGIIDILQSYRFVKRLEHSWKALVHDGDTVSVHRPGFYAERFEKFMCNVVFRKIPLKSSPSKKRRVVAHGPLKKTAGSGPFLMTQTSGNNQHPLLQHQVSTDTIENTEGDNVMQSGRPDLLPKTLPPSGAVGNTTVVSSVGNPGFAPTSQNPPQDSSRSVGVDSNNTASKDKEHSTPKSAQFGTLEESIGAEDVISLSDIVPNTSKCSV; the protein is encoded by the exons ATGGCcacagctgcagaggagccTCCAGGGCTACAGGGCCCCTCTGGGT ACCTGCAGAGTCAGCTCTGGAGGAGACTGTCTTCTCTCAGAG ATTCGCCTGGGACTCGAAAAAATGCTGCTATTGAG GGACCAAGCACCACCATGACTCAGAACATGAAAAAGACTATCGGCCACAGAGGAATCGATCCCACTGGAGAGACAACGTACAAGAAG ACGACATCATCGGCCCTGAAAGGTGCCATTCAGTTAGGCATCACGCACACGGTGGGCAGCTTAAGCCAGAAACCTGAGAGAgatgtgctgctgcaggacttcgAAGTGGTGGAAAGCATCTTCTTTCCCAG TGAGGGGAGCAACCTGACACCAGCCCACCATTATGGAGACTTCAGGTTCAAGACATATGCACCGATCGCCTTTCGCTACTTCAGGGAAATGTTTGGCATCCGGCCTGACGACTACATG TATTCTCTGTGTAATGAGGACCTGATCGAGCTGTCAAACTCCGGGGCCAGTGGATCTCTCTTCTACCTCTCCAGTGACGATGAGTTCATTATTAAGACAGTGCAGCACAAAGAGGCTGAATTTCTACAGAAACTGCTCCCGGGATACTTTATG AACCTAAACCAGAACAAGCGGACCTTATTGCCAAAGTTTTATGGACTCTACTGTGTCCAGGCAGCGGGTAAGAACATCCGCATCGTAGTCATGAACAATCTGCTCCCGAGCGCTGTGCGAATGCACCTCAAGTATGATCTGAAAGGTTCCACGTACAAGCGACGGGCGTCACctaaagagagagacaaggcCGTGCCAACATACAAGGACCTGGATTTCATGCAGGACATGCAGGAGGGGCTGCTAATGGAGGGGGACAAGTACAGTGCTGTTTGCAAGACCCTCCACAGAGACTGTCTG CTTTTGCAAAGTTTTAAGATTATGGATTACAGCCTCCTGGTGGGAGTCCACAACCTAGATCAGGCTTGTCGAGAGCAGGCCAGTGAAGAGGCGGTGGCCGGGGCTGCGGACCAAAGGAGGCCACTAGGCCAAAAGTCCCTGTACAGCACGGCTATAGAGGCCATCCAGGCTGAGACAGGGAGCATGGGATCAGAGGACACGGGGGACAA AACTGGAGGAATCCCAGCACGGAACTCAAAAGGCGAGAGGCTGCTGGTGTATATCGGTATCATTGACATTCTGCAGTCCTACAG ATTCGTAAAGAGGCTTGAACACTCGTGGAAAGCTCTGGTTCACGATGGG gACACTGTATCAGTGCACAGACCTGGATTCTATGCAGAAAGATTTGAGAAGTTCATGTGCAATGTGGTCTTCAGGAAGATCCCAT TGAAGAGCTCCCCATCTAAGAAGCGCCGTGTAGTGGCACATGGGCCTTTGAAAAAGACAGCTGGCTCTGGGCCTTTTCTGATGACCCAAACCAGCGGCAACAACCAGCACCCTTTACTCCAGCATCAAGTCAGCACCGACACCATAGAAAACACTGAAGGAGATAACG TCATGCAGTCAGGTCGTCCCGACCTCCTCCCAAAGACCTTACCTCCCAGCGGCGCTGTTGGCAACACAACCGTCGTCTCCTCCGTGGGAAACCCTGGATTTGCTCCCACAAGTCAGAATCCGCCTCAGGATTCCAGTAGGTCGGTTGGAGTGGATTCAAACAACACGGCGAGCAAAGACAAGGAACACAGCACCCCCAAGAG CGCTCAGTTTGGGACCCTTGAAGAAAGTATCGGTGCTGAGGATGTGATCTCACTCAGTGACATTGTTCCTAACACAAGCAAATGCTCT GTATAG
- the LOC115579165 gene encoding phosphatidylinositol 4-phosphate 5-kinase type-1 alpha-like isoform X1: MATAAEEPPGLQGPSGYLQSQLWRRLSSLRGNERDSPGTRKNAAIEGPSTTMTQNMKKTIGHRGIDPTGETTYKKTTSSALKGAIQLGITHTVGSLSQKPERDVLLQDFEVVESIFFPSEGSNLTPAHHYGDFRFKTYAPIAFRYFREMFGIRPDDYMYSLCNEDLIELSNSGASGSLFYLSSDDEFIIKTVQHKEAEFLQKLLPGYFMNLNQNKRTLLPKFYGLYCVQAAGKNIRIVVMNNLLPSAVRMHLKYDLKGSTYKRRASPKERDKAVPTYKDLDFMQDMQEGLLMEGDKYSAVCKTLHRDCLLLQSFKIMDYSLLVGVHNLDQACREQASEEAVAGAADQRRPLGQKSLYSTAIEAIQAETGSMGSEDTGDKTGGIPARNSKGERLLVYIGIIDILQSYRFVKRLEHSWKALVHDGDTVSVHRPGFYAERFEKFMCNVVFRKIPLKSSPSKKRRVVAHGPLKKTAGSGPFLMTQTSGNNQHPLLQHQVSTDTIENTEGDNVMQSGRPDLLPKTLPPSGAVGNTTVVSSVGNPGFAPTSQNPPQDSSRSVGVDSNNTASKDKEHSTPKSAQFGTLEESIGAEDVISLSDIVPNTSKCSV, encoded by the exons ATGGCcacagctgcagaggagccTCCAGGGCTACAGGGCCCCTCTGGGT ACCTGCAGAGTCAGCTCTGGAGGAGACTGTCTTCTCTCAGAGGTAATGAACGAG ATTCGCCTGGGACTCGAAAAAATGCTGCTATTGAG GGACCAAGCACCACCATGACTCAGAACATGAAAAAGACTATCGGCCACAGAGGAATCGATCCCACTGGAGAGACAACGTACAAGAAG ACGACATCATCGGCCCTGAAAGGTGCCATTCAGTTAGGCATCACGCACACGGTGGGCAGCTTAAGCCAGAAACCTGAGAGAgatgtgctgctgcaggacttcgAAGTGGTGGAAAGCATCTTCTTTCCCAG TGAGGGGAGCAACCTGACACCAGCCCACCATTATGGAGACTTCAGGTTCAAGACATATGCACCGATCGCCTTTCGCTACTTCAGGGAAATGTTTGGCATCCGGCCTGACGACTACATG TATTCTCTGTGTAATGAGGACCTGATCGAGCTGTCAAACTCCGGGGCCAGTGGATCTCTCTTCTACCTCTCCAGTGACGATGAGTTCATTATTAAGACAGTGCAGCACAAAGAGGCTGAATTTCTACAGAAACTGCTCCCGGGATACTTTATG AACCTAAACCAGAACAAGCGGACCTTATTGCCAAAGTTTTATGGACTCTACTGTGTCCAGGCAGCGGGTAAGAACATCCGCATCGTAGTCATGAACAATCTGCTCCCGAGCGCTGTGCGAATGCACCTCAAGTATGATCTGAAAGGTTCCACGTACAAGCGACGGGCGTCACctaaagagagagacaaggcCGTGCCAACATACAAGGACCTGGATTTCATGCAGGACATGCAGGAGGGGCTGCTAATGGAGGGGGACAAGTACAGTGCTGTTTGCAAGACCCTCCACAGAGACTGTCTG CTTTTGCAAAGTTTTAAGATTATGGATTACAGCCTCCTGGTGGGAGTCCACAACCTAGATCAGGCTTGTCGAGAGCAGGCCAGTGAAGAGGCGGTGGCCGGGGCTGCGGACCAAAGGAGGCCACTAGGCCAAAAGTCCCTGTACAGCACGGCTATAGAGGCCATCCAGGCTGAGACAGGGAGCATGGGATCAGAGGACACGGGGGACAA AACTGGAGGAATCCCAGCACGGAACTCAAAAGGCGAGAGGCTGCTGGTGTATATCGGTATCATTGACATTCTGCAGTCCTACAG ATTCGTAAAGAGGCTTGAACACTCGTGGAAAGCTCTGGTTCACGATGGG gACACTGTATCAGTGCACAGACCTGGATTCTATGCAGAAAGATTTGAGAAGTTCATGTGCAATGTGGTCTTCAGGAAGATCCCAT TGAAGAGCTCCCCATCTAAGAAGCGCCGTGTAGTGGCACATGGGCCTTTGAAAAAGACAGCTGGCTCTGGGCCTTTTCTGATGACCCAAACCAGCGGCAACAACCAGCACCCTTTACTCCAGCATCAAGTCAGCACCGACACCATAGAAAACACTGAAGGAGATAACG TCATGCAGTCAGGTCGTCCCGACCTCCTCCCAAAGACCTTACCTCCCAGCGGCGCTGTTGGCAACACAACCGTCGTCTCCTCCGTGGGAAACCCTGGATTTGCTCCCACAAGTCAGAATCCGCCTCAGGATTCCAGTAGGTCGGTTGGAGTGGATTCAAACAACACGGCGAGCAAAGACAAGGAACACAGCACCCCCAAGAG CGCTCAGTTTGGGACCCTTGAAGAAAGTATCGGTGCTGAGGATGTGATCTCACTCAGTGACATTGTTCCTAACACAAGCAAATGCTCT GTATAG
- the LOC115579165 gene encoding phosphatidylinositol 4-phosphate 5-kinase type-1 alpha-like isoform X3, translating to MATAAEEPPGLQGPSGYSPGTRKNAAIEGPSTTMTQNMKKTIGHRGIDPTGETTYKKTTSSALKGAIQLGITHTVGSLSQKPERDVLLQDFEVVESIFFPSEGSNLTPAHHYGDFRFKTYAPIAFRYFREMFGIRPDDYMYSLCNEDLIELSNSGASGSLFYLSSDDEFIIKTVQHKEAEFLQKLLPGYFMNLNQNKRTLLPKFYGLYCVQAAGKNIRIVVMNNLLPSAVRMHLKYDLKGSTYKRRASPKERDKAVPTYKDLDFMQDMQEGLLMEGDKYSAVCKTLHRDCLLLQSFKIMDYSLLVGVHNLDQACREQASEEAVAGAADQRRPLGQKSLYSTAIEAIQAETGSMGSEDTGDKTGGIPARNSKGERLLVYIGIIDILQSYRFVKRLEHSWKALVHDGDTVSVHRPGFYAERFEKFMCNVVFRKIPLKSSPSKKRRVVAHGPLKKTAGSGPFLMTQTSGNNQHPLLQHQVSTDTIENTEGDNVMQSGRPDLLPKTLPPSGAVGNTTVVSSVGNPGFAPTSQNPPQDSSRSVGVDSNNTASKDKEHSTPKSAQFGTLEESIGAEDVISLSDIVPNTSKCSV from the exons ATGGCcacagctgcagaggagccTCCAGGGCTACAGGGCCCCTCTGGGT ATTCGCCTGGGACTCGAAAAAATGCTGCTATTGAG GGACCAAGCACCACCATGACTCAGAACATGAAAAAGACTATCGGCCACAGAGGAATCGATCCCACTGGAGAGACAACGTACAAGAAG ACGACATCATCGGCCCTGAAAGGTGCCATTCAGTTAGGCATCACGCACACGGTGGGCAGCTTAAGCCAGAAACCTGAGAGAgatgtgctgctgcaggacttcgAAGTGGTGGAAAGCATCTTCTTTCCCAG TGAGGGGAGCAACCTGACACCAGCCCACCATTATGGAGACTTCAGGTTCAAGACATATGCACCGATCGCCTTTCGCTACTTCAGGGAAATGTTTGGCATCCGGCCTGACGACTACATG TATTCTCTGTGTAATGAGGACCTGATCGAGCTGTCAAACTCCGGGGCCAGTGGATCTCTCTTCTACCTCTCCAGTGACGATGAGTTCATTATTAAGACAGTGCAGCACAAAGAGGCTGAATTTCTACAGAAACTGCTCCCGGGATACTTTATG AACCTAAACCAGAACAAGCGGACCTTATTGCCAAAGTTTTATGGACTCTACTGTGTCCAGGCAGCGGGTAAGAACATCCGCATCGTAGTCATGAACAATCTGCTCCCGAGCGCTGTGCGAATGCACCTCAAGTATGATCTGAAAGGTTCCACGTACAAGCGACGGGCGTCACctaaagagagagacaaggcCGTGCCAACATACAAGGACCTGGATTTCATGCAGGACATGCAGGAGGGGCTGCTAATGGAGGGGGACAAGTACAGTGCTGTTTGCAAGACCCTCCACAGAGACTGTCTG CTTTTGCAAAGTTTTAAGATTATGGATTACAGCCTCCTGGTGGGAGTCCACAACCTAGATCAGGCTTGTCGAGAGCAGGCCAGTGAAGAGGCGGTGGCCGGGGCTGCGGACCAAAGGAGGCCACTAGGCCAAAAGTCCCTGTACAGCACGGCTATAGAGGCCATCCAGGCTGAGACAGGGAGCATGGGATCAGAGGACACGGGGGACAA AACTGGAGGAATCCCAGCACGGAACTCAAAAGGCGAGAGGCTGCTGGTGTATATCGGTATCATTGACATTCTGCAGTCCTACAG ATTCGTAAAGAGGCTTGAACACTCGTGGAAAGCTCTGGTTCACGATGGG gACACTGTATCAGTGCACAGACCTGGATTCTATGCAGAAAGATTTGAGAAGTTCATGTGCAATGTGGTCTTCAGGAAGATCCCAT TGAAGAGCTCCCCATCTAAGAAGCGCCGTGTAGTGGCACATGGGCCTTTGAAAAAGACAGCTGGCTCTGGGCCTTTTCTGATGACCCAAACCAGCGGCAACAACCAGCACCCTTTACTCCAGCATCAAGTCAGCACCGACACCATAGAAAACACTGAAGGAGATAACG TCATGCAGTCAGGTCGTCCCGACCTCCTCCCAAAGACCTTACCTCCCAGCGGCGCTGTTGGCAACACAACCGTCGTCTCCTCCGTGGGAAACCCTGGATTTGCTCCCACAAGTCAGAATCCGCCTCAGGATTCCAGTAGGTCGGTTGGAGTGGATTCAAACAACACGGCGAGCAAAGACAAGGAACACAGCACCCCCAAGAG CGCTCAGTTTGGGACCCTTGAAGAAAGTATCGGTGCTGAGGATGTGATCTCACTCAGTGACATTGTTCCTAACACAAGCAAATGCTCT GTATAG
- the ecm1a gene encoding extracellular matrix protein 1, translating to MMSIGGLAGFLIIALLTLLGADVGEAKTNSLNEPDVPFPPARPTALNLAAICQQGQGRPRYPDSFFPRSGASHFRRRGKAINHLESWYSLCCGGQQSDQILCCAQQAWKQALSQFCVEEYSTMTLPYECCADRGDARWTCFDSELPNPNYNPTPGYTAPTMPQEPGFTFNANVC from the exons ATGATGTCGATTGGAGGCCTCGCTGGATTTTTAATAATTGCACTGCTGACTCTTCTTGGTGCAGATGTTGGAG AGGCcaaaacaaactctctcaaTGAGCCTGACGTCCCTTTCCCGCCTGCCCGTCCCACGGCTCTGAACCTCGCCGCCATCTGCCAACAAGGTCAGGGTCGACCCAGATATCCAGACAGCTTCTTCCCACGCTCCGGTGCTAGCCACTTCCGCCGCCGTGGAAAGGCCATCAACCATCTGGAGTCCTGGTACTCTTTGTGCTGCGGTGGACAGCAGAGCGACCAGATCCTCTGCTGCGCCCAACAAGCC TGGAAACAAGCCCTGTCCCAGTTCTGCGTTGAAGAGTACAGCACCATGACTCTCCCGTATGAGTGCTGTGCAGACAGAGGAGACGCGCGGTGGACGTGCTTCGACAGCGAGCTGCCGAACCCAAACTACAACCCAACACCAGGGTACACAGCACCCACAATGCCTCAGGAGCCAGGATTTACCttcaatgcaaatgtgtgttaa